The segment CCGCCAAGACGTAGCGACGGCGCATATTGACCCGAACATGAGGCAATACCACGCCCCGCCCAAGATAGGTCGTCATGGTAGCCTCTCGCTCCAACAATTGGTTGAGCAGCTCATCGGAATCGACGTCATCACGCTCGTCGAGGTCCAAGGTCTTCAAGAGCTCCGTCAGCGCACCCTCAAGCGTCGTGCTTTTGAGATCAATGATCCGCTTTTGGGCTATAAATGAATCGAGACGCATGGGAATGTAAAAAACCGACTCTGCACACTACGGATGGTCATAGAGGCAAATCAAGGCCCTGATGTAGAATAAGCTACAAAAGTCTTACAGAGCGATGATTACTCCACGATTGCCAGATTCGTTCCGAGCACCAAGCTCAAGCGATTCTTATGAACTCAGCCGAGATCCGACAGTCCTTCCTCGAGTTTTTCAAAGAGCGTGGCCACACGGTGGTCCCATCAGCCTCTCTGATGCCTGACGCCCCCAACCTGCTCTTCACCAACGCAGGCATGAACCAGTTTGTGCCCTACTTTCTCGGCGAGCGTACAGCCCCCTTCCCACGGGCGGCGGACACGCAAAAATGCATCCGTGCTGGCGGCAAACACAACGACCTGGAAGACGTGGGTCTCGACGCGTATCATCAAACCTTTTTTGAGATGCTGGGAAATTGGTCGTTTGGCGACTATTTCAAAAAAGAAGCCATACACTGGGCATGGGAGCTCATCACTCAGGTGTGGAAATTTCCAAAAAATCGACTGTATGCGACGGTCTATCAGCCGGGCGCTGGCGATCCATCAGAGTTTGATCAGGAAGCCTATGATATTTGGAAAGGAATCTTCTTGGATGAAGGACTCGACCCCGCAGTTCACATCGTCAACGGAGACAAAAAGGACAACTTTTGGATGATGGGCGACACCGGCCCGTGTGGTCCTTGTTCCGAAATCCACGTCGACCTTGCCCCCGAGGGGGATACACGCGGCTCACTTGTTAATGCCGACTCTCCCTGGTGTATCGAAATTTGGAATTTAGTTTTCATTCAGCTGAACGCAAAGGAGGACGGCACGTTTGAACCGCTCCCGGCTAAACATGTCGATACAGGGATGGGCTTCGAACGCGTCGTGGGCATTCTATCTACGACGAAGCAGTTCACAGAGTTCAACTCCCCTCCCTCGAATTATGAGAGTGATCTATTTCAAGACATCTTCAAAGCCATCTCAGAGCTCTGCCCACACACCTACCGGTCCACTCTTCCCGAAAACGGACAAAGCATGTCCGAGCAGGAATCACGCGACTGCGCCTTTCGGGTCATTGCGGACCATATTCGGACCCTTTCCTTCTCCATTGCCGACGGCATCTTACCGGGCAATGAGGGTCGCAACTATGTGTTGCGCCGTATCTTGAGACGCGCAGTGCTCTATGGCAAGAAGCTCGACCTCCCCCAAGGATTTTTCGCTCAACTCGTCGATCCACTCGTTGAAAAAATGAGCGCCGCCTTCCCGGAGCTTAATACTCAACACACTGTTATAAAAAAGGTAATTACCTCAGAAGAGACTGCTTTTGATAAAACGATAGATCGAGGCCTCGCGCTGCTCGAAAAAGTGTTCGCCGAGTCTGAAACGACTAAACAAATCACTGGAGAAAAAGCCTTCGAGCTCTACGACACCTACGGCTTCCCACTCGACCTTACTGAGTTGATCGGACGCGAGCGCGGATACTCAGTTGACCACGATGGTTTCGAAGCGGCGATGGAGCGCCAGCGCCGCATGGCGCGCGCTGCCCAGGTTAAGAGCGCCATCAAGGTCCAGTCTAGCGAGGGCGATGCCTTTAAAACAGATTTCATCGGATATAGTTCATTGTCGGGCGCGGCAAAGACCTTGGCCAGTGTGCCTTACGGTGCCGAGAAGACCGCAATTATTACCGACCGATCGCCCTTCTACGCCGAAATGGGAGGACAAATTGGGGACTCGGGCAGTTTGATTGTTGAGGGTAAAACGTATCGAATCACAGACACCCAGAAAGACGACCAGGGTCAGATTCTTCACCTCTTGGATGGGCAGCATGCCATCGACGATGGCTCAGAGGTCGTTTTGTCAGTCGATGCTGACCGACGCCAGCGTATCGAACGCCATCACTCCGCAGCCCACATTGTCAATTGGGGACTGCGGGAAGTCCTCGGCTCTCACGTACGGCAGGCAGGTTCGCTTGTCGCGGACGATCGCATGCGCTTCGACTTTTCTCACTATGAAGCACTCAGCAATGACGAGCTGGATTCCATTGAGCGGCTCATCAACGCGCGTATTCTTGAAAATGGACTAGTCCAGACTGATGAAATTGCCATTGAGGACAAACCCGACGATGTGGTCGCTGTGTTTGGCGAAAAGTATGGTAACCGCGTGCGAGTCGTCGACATCGGCGGCTTTTCCAAAGAATTGTGCGGGGGCACCCATGTCAGTGCTGCCGGCGAGATTGGGCCGATTAAGTTGCTCGGCGACAGCGGTATTGCGGCAGGAACGCGACGTATTGAGGCGGTCGCTGGCGAATCTGCTCTGGCATGGATTAGCTCGGGCTTCCGCACCTTGGACCAAACAGCAAAAATCCTCTCCTGTCCCATCCATGATGTGGCTGTGCGCATCGAAGCGCTGCTGGAGGAGCGCAAACAACTCGAAAAGAAGATCAAAGCCTTCGAACAGAAAAATGCCGCTGCAGCGGCTGATGATTTAGCGGCGACTGCCCAAGAAAGTTCCGGCATCCAGGTGGTGAAGCAACAGGCTCAGGTAAGTAGCCCCAAAGATCTAAAGAGCTTAGGAGCACAGGTCCTTGAAAAGCTAGATAAGGGTTGTGTGGTCTTAGGTGCTTCAATCGGCGGCAAGGCCTCGGTCGCCGCATTCTGCTCCAAGGAAGCCATTGCAGCCGACTTGAAGGCTGGAGATATCATTCGCCGTCTCACCACAGAATTGGGTGGCAAGGGTGGTGGTAAGCCAGAGTTTGCCATGGGCGGAGGGCAGGATCGTGGGGATTTGGCTCAAATCATCGAAAATTTCGACCTTCAAGGCTGATAAATGGCAGACCCAAGACGTCCCTTTACGCTAAGCCAACGAGATAAAAAGGAACTGCGGGGGCGAGCACAGCGCCTGAAACCTTCTGTTCATCTCGGGCGCAACGGCCTCACAGAGCCTGCCCTATCTGAGCTAGACCGGGCCCTTGCAAAGGATTTATTGATAAAAGTCCGCCTGGAAACTGATCGCGCTACCATGAAAGCCTGGATTCCAGAAATCGAAGCAGCGACTGGCGCAGTCTGTGTCGGTACCGTAGGTTTCACTGCAGCTTTTTACCGCCATTCTAAATAGGAAAAGGCCGCATCAGTATCCGCTTCATGACCCAGCGCTCATTCACAGAAGACCCTCTATTTCGCCGCATCCGCAAGCACGCGAGCCAGCGCTTGGAAGCACACACTTCCAATGATCGCAAAGAGCGGGTGAAGGGTTATAAACGTTTCCTTGAGCTCGAAAAGAAAATGCTGCGCCGCTACCATCGGAATGGTGACAGTGGCATTCGTGTGTCGCGTAGTTTTTCAATTATCATGGATGTGCTGATCGAGAACGTCTTCGTGGACGCCCTCGAGGAACTAAAAGAAAAGCACCCCAAATCCCCCTGTGCCGTCTCGGTTATTGCGACCGGAGGATACGGTCGAGGAGAGCTCTGTCCCCACAGCGACATCGACTTACTGATGCTCTATCCAGATAAGCTGAGCGGAAAACAGAGTAAAGAATTTCAGTCCGATCTCACAGAGGCTATGTTGTACCCGCTTTGGGACCTCGGAATGAAAGTGGGCCACGCCACACGAAACCTCAAAGAGACCATTACTGAGGCAAAGGCGGAGGTAAAATCGAAGAATGCCATCATGGATGCCCGGCTCATCGTCGGTGGCCAGAAGCTCTACGGTAAATTCTACAAGGGCATTCAAAAGTTCCTGAGAAAGGAAGATGCCCAAGAGTATTTGCAGGATCGCTTCCGCTCCCAAAGTGAGCGCCGTCAACAACAGGGCGACACGGTAACCGTCCAGGAACCCGACATTAAAAACGGCGTCGGCGGCCTGCGCGATTATCAGAATCTCCAGTGGATGTGCCGGATCAAGTTTGGCTCGTTTGAACTCAAGGAGTTGCAACAGCGCGGCATTATTACCCGGGCTCAACTGAAAAAACTGGAGACTGCCTACAGCTTTCTCCTCCGCGTGCGCAACGAACTTCATTTCCGCAGCAAACGCGCAACGGACCAGCTCCTTTTGGACAGCCAGCCTCTTGTGGCGTGGAACCTCGGCTATCGTCAGCGAAAAATCATCCATCGGGTGGAGACATTCATGCGCGACTACTACAAGCAAGCGCACTTGATCTATAAGTTCTCCAAATATTTAGAGGGTCTGCTCGTTCAGACTGACCTACCCGGTCGCGCGCCTTTGAGCTTTCGCGATGTCGTTCGAGCTCACCAGCAGGCTCATGAACGGCAACCGCGCTTCGACGGGTTTATTATCCGAGACGGTAAAATCGCAGCCGAGCGCAAGAGCGTCTTTAAGGAGGACCCGGAACGCCTCATTCGCATATTCCGCCACGTCCAACAGTATCAGACAGAGCTGGATTTCGATCTAAAACTCCTCATTGAAACCAGTTTACCTCTCATTGATCGACACGTCATCGAGAGTTCGTCAGCGAACGCGTCTTTCCGCGCAATTTTGCAAACAGCGGGTGAAGTATACCCGGCGTTGACTAAGATGAACGAGACCTGCGTTTTGGCGAAATTCATGCCGGAATGGGAGAAAATGTACTGCCTCGTGCAACACGAGTATTACCATCGCTATACGGCAGACACCCATACACTCAGGACGATCCGCGAGCTCGACATCATTTTCACCTCACGAGATCGAGAGTCCAATACCTACCGCGATGCGCTGCGCGAAACTCAATTTCCTCGGTTACTCTACCTGATCCTGTTGCTGCACGATATTGGCAAAGGGATTGCGATCCGCAACCACGCGATCAACGGAGTAGCCATCGCCGCTCCCATTTTAGAGCGCATGGAAGTGCCGGGTGAAATGCGCGAGCAAATCCTTTTCATCATCCAAAATCACCTCGAAATGGCACGCTTTTCGCAGAGATACGATTTGGATGACCCCAGAACTGCCGAATCTTTTGCCGAATTCGTTGGCGACCCAGATAAGCTCGCCTACCTTTTTGTGCACACATACTGCGATGCCCGCGGCACAGCAGAAGGGCTCTGGAACGGCTTCAAAGACGGTCTCCATTCACGACTCTACAGGGACACGCTCCGTGTTCTTAAAAATAAGTCAGCGTTTGCCAAAGAAAACCGAGAGCGAAAGATGATCGTTTACAACGAGATACGGGAGAAGCACTTCGACGACATCTCCCGGGATGAGATAGAAGCCCATTTCAGTCTTCTCCCAGAGCGTTACTTCCTGCATCACAGCGCACGCGAAGTGGAACTCCATATTCGAATGATCCACAGCCTCCTGACCAATATTCAGGAAGCCGATTCACTCGGCTCGCTGGTTCCGGTCATCGATTGGGAGAATGATCAAGACCGTAGCATGACGGTGGTAAACGTCGTAACCTGGGACCGTGCGGGACTCTTTTACAAGCTGGCCGGAGCCTTCGCCTTAGCTGGGCTCAACATCATCAGTTCAAAAGCAATTTCTCGCACGGACCACATCACTATCGACACATTCTACGTCGTCGTACCGGGCGGAGGTGCAGTAACTGACGACAGGCCCAGAAAAATCTTCGAAGAGGCGGTGACCCATGCTCTCTTGCATAACAAAAATTTACTTCCGGAGATCAATGAGCAGGCTCGAAAAATTGAAGCCAAGAAGCGAAAGAGCTATAAATCGACCGAACAGCTTGAGGCGCCGATCACACCGCGTGTTGAAGTTTTTCATGAGCTCTCCCTGCGCCGAACTATCATCGAGGTAAAGGCGAATGACCGGCTGGGCTTACTCTACGAACTCACCCGATCCCTATATGAGAGCGGCTTCGACATCACCTTTGCACGCATATCAACGGAACGGGGTGTGGCGATCGACACCTTTTACATAGAAAGCGTTAACCCAGGCCAGAAGACCGATACTTCTAATTTGCTCACTCTCCGCGAATCTTTGAATGATTTGGTAGTGAGCAGAGAATCGCACCAGGCTGCCGACGCCTCCTAACCTGCGCCCTCGGCTATGCGACTTCAACGCTCCGATTACACGGCGATTGATGCGCTTTATCGCATCTCAAGTATCGTCAATGGCACCGAAGATCCTACGGAAGCGCTCAACATCATCCTAGACGAGGTAGTGAGTGTCCTCAAAGCTTCAAGCGCTTCTATTTCTCTGATCAACCCAGAGACAAATACGCTGAACATTGAGGTAAACACCGGGCTTCCGGCCGACCGCACCTCGATGTCCCTCCCATTAGGAAAAGGCATCACCGGCTGGGTCGCTCAAAGAGGCGAACCTGCATTGGTGGCTGATGTTTCGAAAGAGAGCCGCTATGTGGCTGTAAAATCATCTATTCGTTCTGAAATGGCGGTACCAATGGAGGATCAGGGTACGGTGATCGGTGTCGTGAATGTTGATTCGGAAGAGATTGGTGCGTTCAGCGAGCAAGACCTCAAGCTCCTTACTTTGCTCACCAACGAAGCTGCGAAGGTAGTCTCTCGCCTATGGATCATCCGCCAGCTTAAAGCCAAGGCGTCTCAGCTCCAGAGTCTCATCAATATTGCTGGCCGCATGGTAGCTAAGACAGAATTGGCAGAGATTCTCGTCGATATCGTACGCGAATCACGACGCCTCTTTAAATGCCGAATGTGTGCGCTCTATCTACTCAGTCCAGATGGAAAACAACTGAGTCTCAAAGCCTTGGTCGGAGATGATGATGAGACGATCTCTTTCAGCGAAACATTGGCCCTACCCGATTGTGTTATGGGCACTGTCGTGCATCTACAAAAACCAGTCGAAACAGCTAGTGTAACGCGCACAGAAGAACATCATTTTGCTGCATTTGAGCAACGCGATGCGCTCCATGCCATGCTGTCCGTCCCCGTGACTTTCGAGGAAGAACCCATCGGCGTGCTCAATGCCTATACCGGGCATCCACATAGATTTAATAATGACGAAAAGCGGCTTTTGAGCACTGTGGGACAGCTTGGAGCAGTCGCGATCCAAAATGCGCGTCTCTACAATCGTGTCTTTTCCAGTGAAGAGAGCCTCAGCAAGACCGAAAAACTGACGACCCTCGGCCTACTGGCCGCCGAGATAGCCCATGAGATCCGCAATCCGCTGACAGTTATTAAACTGCTTTTCGATGCGATGGACTTACAGTTTCCAGATCATGATGTTCGACGCCAAGATGCCACCGTCATCTCGGAGAAGCTAAATCAGCTTGAAGAAATCGTAAGCCGCGTCCTGCAATTTGGCAAAACACGGCAAGACATGCACGCCCGCTGGGAAGTCGACGCCGTTATCGAAGACACCATTCTTCTGGTGCGCCTGAAGCTGAAACAAAACCGTATTGCGATTATACACAAAGCATCGACCCACCCACTCCATGTCCAGTGCAACAAAGGTCAAATTCAACAAATGCTGCTGAATCTGATATTGAACGCCACTGAAGCGATTATTCAGAAAAGTGGAGCGCAGGGCCGTGCATCCCATAGCCGTATCACGATTGATACCTCGCAGCGAGAAATCGCGGGCGTAGACATGGCATACGTTACAATGAAAGACTCGGGAGCCGGAATCGCTGAGGAGATCCGAGAGCATATCTTTGACTCGTTCCTCACCGGCAAAAAAGACGGCACTGGGCTCGGCTTGGCTATTTGCAAACGCATTTTGAAGAGCCACCGGGGTGACATCGAGTTAATCGACTCAGGACCCGACGGTACGACTTTCGCTTTTTGGCTGCCGATCGCGTAATCAGCCCGACGGCAATCGCCCTCGCGATCACCCTTCAAAACGTCATTGCGCCTGGCACTCCTGGTCTCCCCCCTGAAGAGCATGGATGAATCTAGCTTGAAATGCGCGCACCCGAGGTGCATTGCCTGATGTGATTATCCAACCCTCGCCTTGATACCCTTTCCAGAAGACATGCGCACACTATTTATCCTCGTCATCGCCCTTAATCTCCTTTCAGCCAGCGAGCCCTATGCTCGCTTTGATTCCGAGATGATCGATGAATCATCCGGCTTTGTAAAAAGCAGACAATATGAAGACGTCTATTGGACCCATAATGATTCCGGTGATGATCCGCGTATCTTTGCCGTAGATCGCTCGGGAGCGCTCATCTCGCCTGATTGGGCTAAACGTTACGCGGGTCTGCGGATCCCTGATGCTGTAAACATTGATTGGGAAGCTATAGCAATCGATGACCGTGGGCATATTGCCATCGGAGCCTTCGGGAATAATGGTAACGCGCGACAAGATCTGGCTCTATACATCCTGACGGAACCAAACCCGCGAGCTATCACCAAAACCCGCACGCTTAAACAAATCCGCTTTCGCTATCCCGACCAAGACGCGTTTCCTCCAAAGCTGCGCAACTACGACGCTGAAGCTCTTTTCTTCGCAAACGGCAAATACCATATCATCAGTAAGAACCGCAGTGAGGGCCCAGCAAAGCTCTACACATTCGACAATTTGGACCCGATCGAAATCAACACACTACGCCTCGCCGAAACCTTTGAATTTGATGAAAAAGTAACCGGTGCTGACTATTCTGAGGAGCATCAAGCCCTCGCTGTCCTCACCTACACCTCCGCCTGGATTTTTCACTCGGAAGGATCGCGATTCTTCAGCGCTGATCCTATCAGAATTTCCCTCGAAAACACGAAACAATGTGAGGCAATCGCATTCGATGGGGATAAATAATTATCACAAACGAACAAGCAGAGCTTTTTGAATTTCCCTTTGCAAGCCGCTGAGAGCCGGGATCCGCAAGCTCAGACTCAACATTATCTTTCTTGAGTTCTGTGCAAATTCCGATTTCACCATATTTAGTGGAACCCTTCCTGCTGGGCTACACGACACAAACTACACACTATGAAACCTAACAAACTACAAAGCACTGCACTCTCCATATCGCTGGCCGCTGCTTCCGTTCTCTCCGCACAGGAAGAGGAAGAGATGATGGTCCTCGAAGTGATGGAGGGTTCGGGAGTAGCGATCGAAGAGAGCGTTCTCCCCACGACGCGACCATTCAATTCCGTCTATGGAACGGATCGCTCGATCCTCGAAACTCCTAGAAATGTCACCATCATCTCCCGTGAGCAGCTAGATGCTATAGCGATTAAGGATGTGCGCGACTTCACCAAACTGACATCGTCTTCATACACCAAGACAAACTTTGGTGCCCCCTCGACTCCTAACCTGCGTGGTGACGAATCAGACCTATACGTCAACGGAATGCGCCGCGGTCTATCTACCAACGGAAATGGACTGCCCATCAACTTTAACTCCGTCGAGTCGGTAAACATCGTCAAGGGCCCCGCTGGTTCAGTCTACGGCACCACTAACTACATAGGTGGTTACGCAGATTTGATCACCAAACGCCCCTACTTTGACGCTCCTGCTGGTGAGATCTCAGTGAGTGTAGCTCAGTATGACCAATATACGTGGAGCCTCGACTACGGCGCCCCCATTAGCGAAACCCTTGCATTTCGTGTGTCCTATGAGGGCAAAGAGTGGGACGGCTTCCACGAATTTTGGAAGAACAACTCTCACGCCCTCTACGGAGCCCTAACATGGCGCCCTAATGAGAACTACACCCTTGAAATCATGGGGGAATATTTTCAGGCAGATTACACCGAAAACTGGGGTGTAAATCGTGTGACGCAGGACTTGATCGACAACGGTCGTTATGTCATCAACAGCCAAACAGATGCTGAGTATGCTGCTTATGTAGCAACACTGGGTAACGGCAACTCGGTCTTCACTGGCGGGACCCCTGGTGTCGATTTCGCTTCTGTGTTTGGAGGCGCCGGGTTCGCGACTATCGTTCCCACCGATGGAACGACTGTTCCAGTCGACCGCAGTTGGAAATTGGCTGCTCCAGGAGACGATTCATTTGGTCGCTTCCTTTGGGCTCAGGCTATTCAAACCTACGATACCGGTGACTATGAAATCGTGAACAACACGCTTTTCCAATATCGCGACCGCGATACATTCAGCTCTTACCACTACTCAGAGTTGATGCGGGACAATTGGACGCTCACTAACCGCACGGAGTTCCGCACTGCCTACGATCTCACCGAAATGATCTCCATCGACTGGAATATCGGTCTGCGCTATCACTACCAAGACGTCTGGTCAGTTAACCACTTCTTCAACGAGCCCGCTAACTTCTGGGATTTGACTCGTGATCCTGACACACGCCGTGTGCCAGACCAAGGCTTTGCTGGATTCCCTATTATTCCCGACCAAGAGCCTCGTGGCATCTTGAGTAACTGGTATTATGGAGGCACCGGTGCCGATACACAGACATTTATGGTCGGTCCTTTCGCTCAGGCAGATATCCGCTTCGGCGATAAAGTGAGCCTCATCGCTGGTTACACTACCGACTACATCGAAACCAAACAGTCCGACCCCGTGACCGGTGCCGATGAGCTTGAAGGAGACGGTTGGTTGCCAAACTGGAATGTCAGTGGCGTCTACAACGTTACCGAAGGCGTGTCAGTCTATGCTACCTACAACTTCAACGAAGTAATCGCCAGTGACACTGGAGGACGTATCGATGTTCAAGACTTCGATAACGCTCCTGAAAGCGAACTGATCGAGTTCGGAGTTAAATTCAGCCTCCTCGAAGATACACTCTTCATCGGAGCTGCATACTTCGACTTCAACAACATCACTGTGAACCAAGACGGTTCAGTCGATGAGCGTGAATTCGAAGGTTTCGAAATCGAGGCAAACTACCAGCCGAACCCAAACCTATGGTTGACTGTAGGATACTCTTATATCGACTCTCAACGTACTGCAGGTTTCTTCGCCTCGCCTTACACGATCGACCGTGCTGATGAAACTGGAGGATATTATGTGTCACCTCTGTTCCAAAGCCCTGATGGTTTCGTAGAAAACCCTGGTGTTCCCGAGCATACAGTCAATGCGCTAGTGAGCTACAAATGGGACAATGGATTTGGCCTTCGTGCAGGATTCCAAGGCTGGGGAGAGATGAACTCCGGCTACGGAGGTTACCCTATCTCAGTATTCGATGTGACGGATTTCTTCGGCAATGGATCGTTCGAAATCGAGGCAAACACGGCGCGGCTCCCCTTCCAGTATGAGATCGACCTAACAGCGTTTTACGAATACGAAAACTGGTTCTTCAAAGCGACCGTCTACAATGTGACCGACGAGGATAACTGGGATGTAAACAATTCCGGTTACGGCAACGGTTCCATCGTGGCACGTGCCCCAGCACGCTGGGAAGGCACAGTTACCTACACTTGGTAAATTAAAGGAACAAGGCTGAGGGCTATTCGACCTCACCTCCTCTATATCTCTTTTGATCCTTTAGCCCCGGTCGATCCGACCGGGGCTTTTTCGTACCAATCTGCGAGCGACCAAGCAGCAAAGAGAATCACTTACAATTGAACGTCCTCGCTTTTACTTCGTCTGAGACGGCAGTCCATCCTCCGCATGTATCGCTGCGTTACTCTTGTATTCTTCTTAATTACCCTCTGTTTAGCTTCATTGCGTGCGCAGGATTCTACACCTGCTGGCTTCCCGTTCGCGCCTGGAGAAAAGCTCTATTATTCCCTCAAATGGGGCCCTTTTATGGTCGGTGAGGCTATACTCGAGGTTGTCGATATCGTAGATGAATTTGGAGAACCTGCCTACCACATCACTTTTGATGTGCGCACGAATGACTTCGCTGACAATTTTTACCGCGTACGTATCCTCATCGAGAGCTACCCGAATCTCGATATGACGCGCAGCACTCACTACCGCAGTGATCAGAAAGAAGGTGACGAGGATAAGAGCTTTGATGTCACCTTTGATTGGGAGAACCAGACGATCATCCGGGATGAAGGGGATAAAACCCGCGATCCACTGCATCCTGAGCATCCACTACACGACCCGCTATCGATACTGTTCTATTTCCGCACCCTGGATTTGGGCACGCATACCAGCATCCCACTCCCGGCGACCGATGGTAAGAGAATGATCGATGTCGATGCCGCAGTCATCGGATCCGAACAGATCAAAGTCCATGCAGGGACCTTCGATACCATCCGAATCCAACCCAATCTTAAAGACCTCGGCGGTGTATTCAAAAAGAGTAAAGATGCGGCTATGGACATCTGGTTTAGTGATGACGAGTTTCGCTATCCCGTCCGCCTAAAGTCGAAAGTACGTGTCGGTAGTTTTCGAGCAGACCTGCGACGTATCGAGCGCGACGGTGAAATAATAGAGATTTCTGATGACCCAGATCACAGCGATACATCAAAGAGCAGTAGACGTTCACGGGCACGACGCTAGTTTGTTAGAAAGAAAATGGATAAAAGACTTCGCTGGCTTCTCATCGGCATAGCCACCCTTACCGTCGCGGCGGGATTGATTCTATATCCTTACATCCCTCAATTCATCGAAACTGCGAAAGAGTGGGCAAACTCCCTGCGGACAGTGCTTACCGTCGTGCCTCTTTGGCTCTACGCATTGGCATTTGCCATCCTCCCGTCCCTGGGCTTCCCACTCACCTTCTTTTATTTATCCACTCCCCTGATGATTGAGAATGTTGCGCTCGCGATCGTTTTTGCGCTTTCTTGTGTGCTTGTAAACTCAGGTGTAACGTATGCTCTGGGCCGCTATCTTGTCAGATCTTGGGCTAACAGACTCTTGGAGAGAAGGTCTGTTCGCATCCCTGAAATTTCAGCCAACAATGAGAATAGTATTAACCTGCTTGTACG is part of the Opitutales bacterium genome and harbors:
- a CDS encoding DUF3108 domain-containing protein, whose translation is MYRCVTLVFFLITLCLASLRAQDSTPAGFPFAPGEKLYYSLKWGPFMVGEAILEVVDIVDEFGEPAYHITFDVRTNDFADNFYRVRILIESYPNLDMTRSTHYRSDQKEGDEDKSFDVTFDWENQTIIRDEGDKTRDPLHPEHPLHDPLSILFYFRTLDLGTHTSIPLPATDGKRMIDVDAAVIGSEQIKVHAGTFDTIRIQPNLKDLGGVFKKSKDAAMDIWFSDDEFRYPVRLKSKVRVGSFRADLRRIERDGEIIEISDDPDHSDTSKSSRRSRARR
- a CDS encoding TonB-dependent receptor, whose protein sequence is MKPNKLQSTALSISLAAASVLSAQEEEEMMVLEVMEGSGVAIEESVLPTTRPFNSVYGTDRSILETPRNVTIISREQLDAIAIKDVRDFTKLTSSSYTKTNFGAPSTPNLRGDESDLYVNGMRRGLSTNGNGLPINFNSVESVNIVKGPAGSVYGTTNYIGGYADLITKRPYFDAPAGEISVSVAQYDQYTWSLDYGAPISETLAFRVSYEGKEWDGFHEFWKNNSHALYGALTWRPNENYTLEIMGEYFQADYTENWGVNRVTQDLIDNGRYVINSQTDAEYAAYVATLGNGNSVFTGGTPGVDFASVFGGAGFATIVPTDGTTVPVDRSWKLAAPGDDSFGRFLWAQAIQTYDTGDYEIVNNTLFQYRDRDTFSSYHYSELMRDNWTLTNRTEFRTAYDLTEMISIDWNIGLRYHYQDVWSVNHFFNEPANFWDLTRDPDTRRVPDQGFAGFPIIPDQEPRGILSNWYYGGTGADTQTFMVGPFAQADIRFGDKVSLIAGYTTDYIETKQSDPVTGADELEGDGWLPNWNVSGVYNVTEGVSVYATYNFNEVIASDTGGRIDVQDFDNAPESELIEFGVKFSLLEDTLFIGAAYFDFNNITVNQDGSVDEREFEGFEIEANYQPNPNLWLTVGYSYIDSQRTAGFFASPYTIDRADETGGYYVSPLFQSPDGFVENPGVPEHTVNALVSYKWDNGFGLRAGFQGWGEMNSGYGGYPISVFDVTDFFGNGSFEIEANTARLPFQYEIDLTAFYEYENWFFKATVYNVTDEDNWDVNNSGYGNGSIVARAPARWEGTVTYTW